The genomic region aaaaaagaaaagaaaaacaattgcCAACTTCATAGAAACTAAACAGCGAATAAGTATCTGGAGAGTGAGAGTAATTCATGACAACCATcacaaatattttgaaaaatccaATAATGGAGAAATGGACATTCTGATGTCAAATCCATCGTCCATCAATCATAAACTTATTCCATTTGTACTGCTTGTGGCcggaaaaaaggaaaatcattACAGTTCTGGTTCTTGTCTTCTCGACatgattttcatatttaatggATGGATAAGAAGGTTCCATTCTAaactattcttttctttcctcagAACCCCTTCTAACAAAattatgtaaaagaaaaagtctgCCACGTGCATTTAAttcactttttttctttttttatgacaaaattataattatttgatgCGCATAAGAAAATAGCTTTAGAGAATATTTTGTCGTCTGAGTAAAGGAAAAAGGCTCCATTTggcaaaaagaatattttgcCTTTCTGAAATATCTTTTACAAAATATCTCTATGaaatatcatttatttcttgatttggaaataataataaattataatttctttttattttaaaattataatcaaatataacATAGCTCCATTAGCTTGTTCATTGTccataattgatatattaattatatttaattgattctATATTCATGAGTATAAAacaaaatgatttttctttcaagataCAGGAAGTCATAAATCTTTTTAACTAATCTCTGTATGCACCAAATGCAAAAAGgtataaagaatattttattggaaaacaatttttattgttaaaagaaaactaagccTAAATAATTATGCCAAGTCGGCAGAAATCAATATTCtctttattctattaatttcCTTCCATTGACAATTAAGATTTCTTTTGTCCTCCACCAGACTTTTATTAGAAGAATATGGAAGACACCTAGCAAGAATTGCAACAACTATATTCGAAGCAATGGCAAAAACCCTCAATCTGAATCTTGATCAACTTGGATCTTATTTATCAGAATCGACAGGAATTGTACGCGTTTATCGGTACCCTCAATGCTCCACAGCTAATGAAACACTGGGCATGGAAGCTCATACGGACAGTTCAGTACTTTCTATATTAAACCCGGAACAAGTAGGCGGACTCGAACTTTTCAAGGATGATAAGTGGCTGCCAGTAGAGCCTATTCCTGATACACTGATTCTCAACATTGGAGATATGATGCAGGTTATAGTGTCgcattctttttgttattattgttgAAAAATACTCCATATGCCTATGTCTCAGTTCTTTTATAGTCGACCGATTTATGATTGCCTGGACAAGTGACATtcatgtaatatatatatatatatatagtcctGTCCAGGTAAGGTAAGACCTTCTTTTCATTATGctattattttgatgatttccTTACGAATATAATTGTTCGGGTTGGTCAACAGGCGATAAGCGATGATGAATACAAGAGTGTTATGCACAGAGTTCAGGCAAACAAAGATGAAGACAGATTGTCAATCTGCTATTTCGTATTCCCAGCTGCAGGGAGTGTGATTCAAAGCTCAAAGTACAAGCCTTTTACATACAAAGATTTCCAAGAACAGGTGCAGCAAGATATCAAGACTGTTGGATTTAAGGTTGGGCTTGAGAAGTTCAAGCAAATGCAAACTGCAGGCAAGGCAACTGTTAGCcacttcattttctttgaatCTGTTTCTTCTACTTCCTCTTTtggttttgtttatttttcttttttcctggTGCATTGTGTTAATGTTGCAACAGAGCCTGCAAGCTGAGGCAGCAAATGCGAATGGTGAATTAGATTACAGaaagtgatgatgatgaatgcCTCTTGCAATGCAAAACATGCGGGTGGAACGCCAGGTCCTtcttgctttgtaatgtaaAGATTGAAGACACCacttgtcttctttctttcgtttaatttgtttctagATTTTAAACAATAGTGAAcattttttctgaaaaaaggaatttttttttttaaagaaatagtGCATTCATAAGTTATTATCACATATGGAATGAAGGAAATTGATCATCATAATTTCCGAACAGATTGagaagaaagtaaaaataatttgttattaaacATATCTAAGtctgttaaattttattaaattaatttgggTAACTAAAAGCATAAAGAGAATGAATACAAATAAATCTTACACTATTTACATCCTAAATCATTAtacatattacaaaatataatttaaactcTACAAAATAAATTCTCCCTTTTCACTATTAAAATCACAGCTAATGCTATTTATCTCAATTAGAGacacaataaatatatctcagtcaaaataaatattttatttaatttgataataataacttatttatcactcaaaaagttaataaatatattatattaattactattgaaatttccaataaaaactttatgatttttcaccaaattttaattatttcgtatgtaaatttatatatattatgccACTATTGAGCTACATTTACTATATCTCTACTTGTGGCCAATAGCATTTTCCTAAAATCGCTTCTTAAATCAGCTTAAAGAAGTTATTATAAAATCACTTTTGTTCATTAATGAACAACTgtaaatcatttctttttagagaatatatcaataaaatttattgacacttaaaagataaagagccaataaattttaatttataacatgaaaaattgatatttttaaccACCTAAACACTAAGTAGactttaattagattttttctataaaaaaaattattctttttttattaccattaaaaattcagaatttaatttgtaattaaatatttaaaaaataaattttaatttataacattaaaaatcaTCATTTTGTCTCATAAAAAACACgatgattttgatatttttaaccACCTAAACATTGCGTAGTCTTTAATTAGacctttttttaatttttaatttttaattttttttcttttactgccattattttctctgtgtttttttcgttttttttttatcaaaaatagtaatgttgatattttaattcttccactttatgttgttttcatcttattattttaaataatacaGAGAATATAGACAAGCAAGGACATATGTCTGTAATCATTCCTAAAATTCATATAGCAAATTACTACTACctgaaattagaaattagaataacactgtaaaaatacataaagatGAACTATTCCACAATAAACATGCTGCTTTTAACATCTTTTGGTTCAACCATGGAAGTATAACAACTCTATGTGTTTTATCATATGGATGTACCTTTTTGTTGAGATCCCATGCTGTCATTAAGATTATCCAGCAATGCATTAAGTCGGTAGAATGAGTTTTATTGGCTCTGGTAGATGATTCTTTGATTACGGTACCATTAATGTTGCTGTACGAATGGGACAATTGGAAACAGCTTTGATTTCTGCTTGTCATCTACATACAAAGTTCTTTTCTATCACAACATCTGCTGTAACATCCGGTTGACATGAACCACAAATTATCAATCCAATATCACTAGAATCATGAAAGGCCCCAAGGCAAGGCCAGCATAACgaatctttaatttaattctatgtTTATAACTAGAATCATCCAAAGGATAAAGGCAAAAACAGCATAATGaattcctttttcattttgatagtATAAACCAAATACGGTGGCCAAGATAAACTTATcgaaatcaaatattaaatgttaagtaataaaatcttaaataataatctaaatggagtaaatatattatttgtcaTATTTGCCacagtataaataaaataaaataaaaagaatttcaattGAAAGTACTgctcaataaaaaaattaaacataagaACCTCAAAAATTCAAGAATCACATTAACAGCAAAATAGAAACAGCATTCATGAGACTAACCGATGCCAGAGACAATAGGTCAAGCAGCAGCGGATGCAGCACACATGGCACTAAATAAACCAGAGAGGACTCTCACTACGTTTCCTAGAATATATTAATTGCCTCATCAACAACCCCCCGTACCttacaaatattcatatttaattccCGTTACGTATTCTAAACATTCGTTGTTCGAGAAATCAACAGATACACAGATAAATTTGTTCTTGTCCGAAAGAACAAACATGTCTGAAATGAACCTTGAATCCTACCCTCCTGTTTTTCGCCAAGAAAACACAACAATAAGCCCTAAGACTGCGACCCTTGTTCTTGAAGATGGTCTTAATATCTGcaaagattttcaacatcatGATCCACTTCCTCTCATAGATCTTCAATGTCTCAGTCTTGAAAAGCTTGGAGAGGCTTGTAAGGATTGGGGACTGTTCCGTTTAGTAAATCATGGAATTCCATCAACCCTTTTGAGCAAACTAGAAGATTATTCCAAGAAactattttctctttcttttgagtTCAAAAAAGAAGTGAGTAGTGCTACTCCATTGTCCTACTTTTGGGGTACTCCCGCCCTTACTTCATCTGGAGCTAGTCCTTTGCAGAATATCAACTGGGTTGAAGGTTTCAACATTCCTCTCCGTCAACTTTCCCAGTTCCAAGCTGAAGATCCCTTGATTGTTTCTTTCAGGTACAGTCTTTCACTCTTCTTTGTCTCTTTTTGTTGATTGTCTtggactttttttttttaagatttcacTGTTCTGGATGAGTCGGCAAAGGAAAAACTTATAGGAAGAGACATATTGATTGGACTGTCTAGAACTTTGTTTTTTGTCTTTCCCAAAACCAAGTGGTCATCGTCAATAAGTCTTTTACGCTGTAGCGGCTCcactattttataatagtgATATTTTTAACAATCTCAATTCCAATAATTGAATCCAATTTGTCATTTCTTTTCAATGTtctagtaaaataaaattacaaatgtTACTTTTGAGTATAAAGAAATGCAATTCAATATGcatttttagattattttcgttcttattatcaaacaAAACTGCTAATATCACTTCCTATGTTTGGGTTGGAgcaaaataaaagatgaagacaaataaagaatgattatagtttttctttgtttggaaataagaaaaaaattagaaataggAAGTCTCCACCTTAATTTGTATCGACTTTTACCCATCCCACCTTAATCTGTATTAACTCTTATCTATATGATA from Ricinus communis isolate WT05 ecotype wild-type chromosome 9, ASM1957865v1, whole genome shotgun sequence harbors:
- the LOC8265631 gene encoding gibberellin 2-beta-dioxygenase 6, with protein sequence MSEMNLESYPPVFRQENTIISPKTTTLVLDDGANICEDFQEHDHHDPLLPLIDLQCLNLEKLGEACKDWGLFRLVNHGIPSTLLSKLEDHSKKLFSLSFELKKEVTSATPLSYFWGTPALTSSGASPLQNINWVEGFNVPLSQLSQFQAEDPLIDSFRLLLEEYGRHLARIATTIFEAMAKTLNLNLDQLGSYLSESTGIVRVYRYPQCSTANETLGMEAHTDSSVLSILNPEQVGGLELFKDDKWLPVEPIPDTLILNIGDMMQAISDDEYKSVMHRVQANKDEDRLSICYFVFPAAGSVIQSSKYKPFTYKDFQEQVQQDIKTVGFKVGLEKFKQMQTAEPAS